A window of Cohnella herbarum contains these coding sequences:
- a CDS encoding NAD(P)-dependent alcohol dehydrogenase, which produces MKAVVCTKYGPPEVLRLEEVNKPSPQHDEVCIKIYATAVTASDIYIRGSQLPLRFWLPMRLFLGLTKPRKSILGMVLAGEIESIGKDIKRFKPGDQVYGVTGFGLGAYAQYKCMRETDSMHGCLSLKPENISYEEATSAAYGGLLALQRIEEGNIKPGHQVLIFGASGTSGTAAVQLAKYYGAEVTGVCSTRNLEFIHALGADKMIDYAQDDAVNLVERYDFVLDAAGRYKTSKLKEICKKSLKPKGKYISIDDGKLELNSERLAKIKALIQAGHFKPVVDAIYPMDRIVEAHEYVERGRKRGGVAVFIEHSD; this is translated from the coding sequence ATGAAAGCGGTCGTGTGTACAAAATATGGCCCACCGGAAGTGCTTCGACTCGAGGAAGTAAACAAACCTTCTCCACAGCACGATGAAGTATGCATTAAAATCTACGCTACGGCAGTAACCGCAAGCGACATCTACATTCGGGGTTCGCAATTGCCGCTCCGGTTTTGGCTGCCGATGCGTCTCTTCTTAGGGCTAACAAAACCGAGAAAATCTATCCTAGGCATGGTGTTAGCAGGAGAAATCGAATCCATAGGCAAAGACATCAAACGGTTTAAACCGGGCGATCAAGTTTATGGGGTTACGGGTTTTGGACTCGGAGCCTATGCCCAGTACAAATGCATGAGAGAAACAGACTCTATGCACGGATGTCTATCGCTAAAACCCGAAAATATCAGTTACGAAGAGGCAACCTCCGCCGCGTATGGCGGACTGTTGGCGTTACAACGCATTGAGGAAGGAAATATTAAACCCGGTCATCAGGTGCTGATATTCGGAGCTTCGGGAACTTCCGGTACCGCGGCCGTACAACTGGCTAAATATTACGGCGCTGAAGTTACCGGAGTATGCAGCACTCGAAACTTGGAATTTATACATGCTTTGGGTGCGGATAAAATGATTGATTACGCCCAAGACGATGCGGTAAATCTCGTCGAGCGCTACGACTTCGTGCTCGATGCAGCCGGAAGATATAAAACTTCTAAATTGAAGGAAATATGCAAAAAGTCGCTTAAACCAAAAGGTAAATATATCTCCATCGATGATGGAAAATTAGAATTGAATTCAGAGCGTCTTGCGAAGATCAAAGCGCTAATCCAAGCCGGGCATTTTAAACCGGTCGTAGACGCAATCTATCCTATGGATCGAATTGTAGAAGCACATGAATATGTCGAAAGGGGACGCAAAAGAGGCGGGGTAGCCGTATTCATTGAACATTCCGACTAA
- a CDS encoding response regulator transcription factor: MPKVLVVDDDAHIRELVRLYLEDEGIEVVQKGNGVEALEYAENHSPDLVVLDIMMPSMDGWDLCAKLRELGDMPILMITAKGEPADRIKGFKLGTDDYLAKPFDPMELTLRVKALLKRYRIACSQTVRLGDLQLDRKSYQVVNKDGLEITLPMKEFELLYKFGSYPVQLFTRDRLIEEIWGMDYEGGERTVDVHIKRLRDRFAEHESDFRIVTLRGLGYRLEVYRD; this comes from the coding sequence ATGCCCAAAGTGCTGGTTGTGGACGACGATGCGCACATTCGCGAACTGGTACGGCTCTACCTCGAAGACGAAGGGATCGAAGTCGTGCAGAAGGGAAACGGCGTTGAAGCGCTGGAATACGCCGAGAATCATTCGCCGGATCTGGTCGTCTTGGATATCATGATGCCGAGCATGGACGGTTGGGACTTGTGCGCCAAGCTCCGAGAGCTTGGCGACATGCCAATTCTCATGATTACCGCAAAAGGCGAGCCGGCGGACCGGATCAAAGGCTTCAAGCTAGGTACCGACGATTATCTCGCGAAGCCGTTCGACCCGATGGAGCTTACGCTGCGGGTCAAGGCGCTGTTGAAACGTTACCGCATAGCCTGTTCCCAAACGGTTCGGCTTGGCGATCTGCAGTTGGACCGCAAAAGCTACCAGGTGGTGAACAAGGACGGCCTGGAGATCACCTTGCCGATGAAAGAATTCGAGCTGCTCTACAAGTTCGGGAGTTATCCGGTGCAGTTGTTCACCAGGGATCGTCTGATCGAAGAAATATGGGGAATGGATTATGAAGGAGGCGAGCGGACCGTGGACGTTCATATCAAGCGGCTTCGGGATCGCTTCGCCGAACACGAGTCTGATTTCCGCATTGTAACGCTGCGAGGTCTCGGCTACCGCCTGGAGGTGTACCGGGATTAA
- a CDS encoding sensor histidine kinase, with protein MVLLFIGIIVVSLVIASVASALLFQKPFERTLENSLLSNGKQIIQTYRSSPGTELIPFMNNVSSISIYAIQLFDVSGKPLLEDGAEPVVPGAERVRSVLAGGVAREIGNEGRYPMVGLPFPVDGKSYALFVMLKSNEMWMQSNKEVNTELLTVFLIGSFLVLVGARFIVKPLLRLRDAAGQMAQGHYDVQLRTNRKDEIGQLNASFNDMAQEVAKLDRMRREFVANVSHEIQSPLTSISGFAKALKQKRMSEESRMYYLTIIEEESERLSRISQNLLRLSSLQHHRHPVQSSAYRLDEQLRNIVIALEPQWSGKEIAVELDLEPVTVHADEDQLSQVWTNLLSNAIKFTPVLGRVCIRAYTDDRSAVVRITDNGIGIPEDQRTDIFKPFHKADKARDRAVSGSGLGLSIVKQIVDIHEGEIRADGAPDGGSVFTVKLPLGMSP; from the coding sequence ATGGTTCTCCTCTTCATCGGCATTATCGTCGTCAGCCTCGTCATCGCTTCCGTCGCGTCTGCGCTGCTGTTCCAGAAACCGTTCGAACGAACGCTGGAGAATAGCCTACTGTCGAACGGCAAGCAAATCATTCAGACCTACCGTTCGTCCCCCGGAACGGAATTGATTCCTTTCATGAATAACGTTTCCAGCATCTCGATTTACGCGATTCAACTGTTCGACGTCTCAGGCAAGCCGCTGCTGGAAGACGGGGCGGAGCCCGTCGTTCCCGGGGCGGAACGGGTTCGCAGCGTGCTGGCCGGCGGCGTAGCCAGAGAAATCGGGAACGAAGGGCGGTATCCGATGGTCGGACTTCCGTTCCCGGTTGACGGCAAGTCCTATGCCTTATTCGTCATGCTGAAGAGCAATGAAATGTGGATGCAGTCGAACAAAGAAGTCAACACGGAGCTGTTGACCGTCTTTCTGATCGGAAGTTTCCTCGTTCTGGTCGGCGCGAGATTCATTGTGAAGCCGCTTCTTCGGCTGAGAGACGCGGCCGGGCAAATGGCTCAAGGCCATTATGACGTGCAGCTCCGGACAAATCGTAAGGATGAGATCGGACAGCTTAACGCGAGCTTTAACGATATGGCGCAGGAAGTCGCCAAGTTGGACCGGATGAGGCGGGAATTCGTGGCGAACGTATCGCATGAGATCCAGTCGCCGCTGACGTCCATCTCGGGTTTCGCCAAGGCGCTGAAGCAGAAACGCATGAGCGAGGAAAGCCGAATGTATTACCTGACGATTATCGAGGAAGAAAGCGAGAGGTTGTCCAGGATCAGCCAGAACCTGCTGCGGCTTTCTTCCTTGCAGCATCATCGTCATCCCGTCCAATCTTCGGCTTACCGGCTTGACGAACAGCTCCGCAATATTGTCATCGCTCTAGAGCCGCAATGGTCGGGCAAAGAAATCGCCGTCGAATTGGACCTGGAACCGGTAACCGTTCATGCGGACGAGGATCAACTCAGCCAGGTATGGACGAATTTACTGAGCAACGCCATTAAATTCACTCCCGTTCTCGGAAGGGTTTGCATCCGCGCCTATACCGACGACCGGTCGGCGGTCGTCCGCATAACGGACAACGGGATCGGAATACCGGAGGATCAGCGGACGGATATTTTCAAGCCGTTTCACAAAGCGGATAAGGCCCGTGACCGCGCCGTCAGCGGAAGCGGACTGGGACTATCCATCGTCAAACAAATCGTGGATATCCATGAAGGAGAAATCCGGGCGGACGGAGCGCCGGACGGAGGTTCGGTATTCACCGTGAAGCTGCCGCTCGGGATGAGCCCGTAA
- a CDS encoding alpha/beta fold hydrolase, which translates to MVLVLIGSVYEQSSRNRAAEDFPPPGRLVDIGGRQIHLNCEGQGTPLVVLEAGADTSGSALWQPVQEQVARFTRVCSYDRAGIMWSDPAKGQRNGLAIAEDFHKVMRAANEKPPYLMVGASMGGPYVMTFTKHYGKEVAGMVLVDASHPEQTARLARATGEPESDPIPIVFRALAAVAWSGLPRLVLPDAEVPELPPQTAKAITAYQPTSLKAAFAEAAAFEDSLREAGTFRTLGSLPLAVLSRGKPWSAFSETERTASGLTREQFDHAEAAWASMQAEQAGWSSNSTHQVLADSSHVMQLERPDAIIAAIKDVVGKIKSSRR; encoded by the coding sequence ATGGTTCTAGTCTTAATCGGCTCCGTGTACGAACAATCGTCTCGCAATCGAGCCGCCGAAGATTTCCCGCCGCCTGGAAGGCTTGTGGACATAGGCGGTCGCCAGATCCACCTGAATTGCGAAGGTCAAGGCACGCCGCTTGTCGTGCTCGAGGCGGGTGCCGACACCAGCGGGTCTGCGCTATGGCAACCCGTGCAGGAGCAGGTCGCCCGGTTCACGCGAGTATGCTCCTATGACCGGGCCGGCATTATGTGGAGCGATCCGGCTAAAGGTCAGCGCAACGGTCTCGCCATTGCTGAAGATTTTCACAAGGTTATGCGTGCCGCGAATGAAAAACCGCCTTATCTTATGGTCGGTGCGTCGATGGGCGGCCCGTACGTCATGACGTTCACCAAGCATTACGGAAAAGAAGTCGCCGGGATGGTTCTGGTCGATGCCTCGCATCCAGAACAGACCGCGCGCCTCGCTCGGGCCACCGGCGAGCCGGAAAGCGATCCGATTCCAATCGTGTTTCGAGCCCTTGCGGCGGTTGCGTGGTCCGGTTTGCCAAGGCTCGTGCTTCCCGATGCCGAGGTCCCGGAGTTGCCGCCCCAGACGGCTAAAGCGATCACGGCCTATCAACCGACATCGCTCAAGGCCGCCTTCGCGGAGGCAGCCGCATTCGAAGATTCGCTACGTGAAGCCGGAACATTCCGTACCCTCGGTAGCCTTCCCCTCGCCGTGCTCTCCAGAGGAAAGCCTTGGAGCGCTTTCAGCGAAACCGAACGGACCGCAAGCGGCCTCACGCGCGAACAGTTCGATCATGCGGAAGCGGCTTGGGCAAGCATGCAGGCCGAGCAGGCCGGCTGGTCTTCCAACAGCACGCATCAAGTTCTTGCAGACTCCAGCCACGTTATGCAGTTGGAGCGCCCGGACGCGATTATTGCCGCTATTAAGGACGTCGTCGGAAAGATAAAGAGCTCTCGAAGATAA
- a CDS encoding TetR/AcrR family transcriptional regulator, whose amino-acid sequence MNVPAPKKRDTSKKRELILSRAMEVFAELGYDNTSMDRIADFAGVSKRTVYNHFLNKENLFQEVIAMFLKEQQVLKQISYDPARSLEDQLTAFANAELFLINSPSRLGLSRVLTSVFIRDIDYARMTRAKYASPHELLIKWLIAAHKDNKLHIDNPSLAARVFYAMIEGALTWPALFQQGINTEAVKPLMDELIYTFLTRYRKVV is encoded by the coding sequence ATGAACGTACCCGCTCCCAAGAAAAGAGATACAAGCAAGAAGCGTGAACTCATACTTAGCAGAGCCATGGAAGTGTTTGCCGAACTGGGTTACGACAATACAAGCATGGATCGGATCGCTGATTTCGCAGGGGTTTCCAAACGCACGGTCTATAATCACTTTTTGAATAAAGAGAATCTTTTTCAAGAGGTGATTGCCATGTTTCTCAAGGAGCAACAAGTTCTGAAGCAAATTAGCTACGATCCTGCAAGATCGTTGGAAGATCAATTAACGGCATTTGCGAATGCCGAGTTGTTTTTGATTAACAGTCCCTCAAGGCTCGGATTATCGCGCGTGCTTACTTCCGTTTTTATTAGAGATATCGACTACGCGAGAATGACCAGGGCGAAGTACGCTTCTCCTCATGAACTGTTAATAAAGTGGCTTATTGCTGCACACAAAGACAACAAACTTCATATAGACAATCCATCGCTTGCCGCGCGGGTGTTTTACGCCATGATCGAAGGCGCTCTCACTTGGCCGGCGTTATTCCAACAGGGGATAAACACTGAAGCCGTCAAACCTCTGATGGACGAGCTTATATATACTTTCCTAACGAGATATCGCAAAGTCGTATAG